A stretch of the Medicago truncatula cultivar Jemalong A17 chromosome 5, MtrunA17r5.0-ANR, whole genome shotgun sequence genome encodes the following:
- the LOC120580643 gene encoding uncharacterized protein, protein MDQYILHRSWMYDRKRPGKRTLKAQFKEGIREFVAFTMSQDIFRSEGGIRCPCLKCTCRLIQSPKDVIKHLEDVGFMEDYYVWRHHGEQEPDEFDVNMQASSSGAHTQCENFGLMEDMVGDALGVNLSYNEGIEEEIIPNEKALKFYSMMKKVNEPLFEGSSQSKLSMCVRLLAGKSNWNVPEECAEYYTKMMRDSTPVPENLPLSYYEAKQLVMKLGLEEKKIDCCVNGCMLFYDNEFGKNDGALEECKFCNSPRYGVSGDDVDHKKKRVAVKSMFYLPIIPRLKRLFASMHTAGHMTWHYYNKTDSEVMRHPCDGVAWQHFDKVHPDFANDPRNVRLGLCSDGFTAYNTASARPYSCWPIIVTPYNLPPEMCMTKPYMFLSCIVPGPSNPTDGIDVFLEPLVDDLRRLWVGEVTYDIAKKENFTLRAALMWTINDFPAYGMLSGWSTHGRLACPHCMKDTKAFYLKNGRKNSWFDCHRCFTPDDHEFRRKRNQFRKDTIEKDGPPPKKTSNEIFRRVSALWRFPDVGQRVRYEGYGVEHNWTKRSIFWDLPYCGCFGLECLCCLVAFREEVRIFLEESREYSTYEELSDAIKLELWRKVSGPGTKHKWYGLGRNAPLMEHGSVINEPSFGEGSSSNQETLPPHVIAQIEHLTQELQARKLMEQELRDKMERDAEQYRAFQESVDRRFEELIASTSRRVGVEENGSDESHNPNIEEDESDDTN, encoded by the exons ATGGATCAGTATATTCTTCATCGAAGTTGGATGTACGATAGAAAAAGACCGGGGAAAAGGACACTTAAAGCTCAATTTAAGGAAGGAATTCGTGAATTTGTTGCTTTCACCATGTCGCAAGATATTTTTAGAAGTGAGGGAGGGATTAGATGTCCATGTCTTAAATGTACGTGTAGGTTGATTCAGAGCCCAAAAGATGTCATAAAACATTTAGAGGATGTTGGTTTTATGGAGGATTATTATGTGTGGAGACATCATGGTGAACAAGAGCCGGATGAGTTTGATGTTAATATGCAGGCTTCAAGTAGTGGAGCACATACACAGTGTGAAAACTTTGGCCTCATGGAAGATATGGTTGGTGACGCTCTCGGGGTGAATTTGTCTTACAATGAGGGCATTGAAGAGGAAATAATCCCGAATGAGAAGGCGTTGAAGTTTTACTCAATGATGAAAAAAGTAAATGAACCGTTGTTTGAAGGGTCATCTCAGTCGAAGTTATCCATGTGTGTGAGGCTTTTAGCTGGAAAGTCAAATTGGAATGTACCAGAAGAATGTGCGGAGTACTACACGAAAATGATGAGGGATTCGACTCCTGTACCAGAAAATTTACCATTAAGTTATTATGAAGCTAAGCAATTGGTGATGAAGTTgggattggaagaaaaaaagattgaTTGTTGTGTTAACGGGTGCATGTTGTTTTACGACAATGAATTTGGTAAGAATGATGGTGCGTTGGAGGAGTGTAAATTTTGCAATTCACCAAGGTATGGAGTGAGTGGCGATGATGTTGATCATAAGAAGAAACGAGTCGCAGTCAAGTCAATGTTTTACCTGCCAATAATACCAAGACTGAAGAGATTGTTTGCATCAATGCACACGGCTGGTCATATGACGTGGCATTATTACAATAAAACTGATTCAGAGGTGATGCGACATCCTTGTGACGGAGTGGCGTGGCAGCACTTTGATAAGGTACATCCTGATTTTGCAAACGATCCACGTAATGTGAGACTTGGATTATGCTCTGATGGATTTACTGCGTATAACACAGCCTCGGCTAGGCCTTATTCTTGTTGGCCAATAATTGTTACCCCATATAATCTTCCTCCTGAGATGTGCATGACAAAACCTTACATGTTCTTGAGTTGTATTGTACCAGGACCGTCGAACCCAACTGACGGTATTGATGTGTTTTTAGAACCCTTAGTTGATGATTTGAGAAGGTTGTGGGTTGGTGAAGTGACATACGATATTGCAAAGAAGGAGAATTTCACATTGAGGGCAGCTTTAATGTGGACTATTAACGACTTTCCTGCATATGGCATGTTGTCTGGATGGTCAACTCATGGTAGATTAGCTTGTCCTCATTGCATGAAAGATACAAAGGCATTTTACTTGAAAAATGGACGAAAGAATTCGTGGTTTGACTGTCATCGTTGCTTCACACCAGACGATCATGAATTCCGGAGGAAGAGGAATCAGTTTAGGAAAGACACAATTGAAAAAGATGGTCCACCTCCTAAGAaaacatcaaatgaaatattCCGTAGAGTCAGCGCTCTATGGAGATTTCCAGATGTTGGCCAAAGAGTCAGATACGAAGGATACGGTGTAGAACACAATTGGACcaaaagaagtattttttgGGATCTCCCTTATTGTGGCTGTTTTGGTTTGGAGTGTTTGTGCTGTTTG GTAGCTTTTCGGGAGGAGGTACGAATATTCTTGGAAGAGTCACGAGAATATTCGACCTATGAAGAATTATCTGATGCGATCAAGCTGGAACTTTGGAGGAAGGTATCAGGACCCGGGACAAAGCATAAGTGGTATGGTCTTGGTCGGAATGCTCCCCTCATGGAGCATGGATCTGTAATCAATGAGCCTTCATTTGGAGAAGGGTCTTCAAGTAACCAGGAAACATTGCCTCCTCATGTGATTGCCCAGATAGAACATTTGACACAGGAGTTGCAGGCTCGTAAGCTAATGGAGCAAGAGTTGCGGGACAAGATGGAACGGGACGCTGAGCAATATAGAGCATTTCAAGAAAGCGTTGATCGACGATTTGAGGAATTGATCGCAAGCACATCAAGGCGAGTTGGTGTTGAAGAAAATGGTTCAGATGAGTCACACAATCCCAACATTGAGGAGGATGAAAGTGATGACACCAATTAA